The following are encoded in a window of Arvicanthis niloticus isolate mArvNil1 chromosome 1, mArvNil1.pat.X, whole genome shotgun sequence genomic DNA:
- the Alg8 gene encoding dolichyl pyrophosphate Glc1Man9GlcNAc2 alpha-1,3-glucosyltransferase isoform X2, whose protein sequence is MAAFGLTTGSGHWFSALAVGVTLLKCLLIPTYHSTDFEVHRNWLAITHSLPLSQWYYEATSEWTLDYPPFFAWFEYALSHIAKYFDQEMLNIHNLNYYSSRTLLFQRFSVILTDALFVYAVHECSKCVDGKRTSKDLTEKPKFILSVLLLWNFGLLVIDHIHFQYNGFLSGLLLLSIARLFQKRHIEGAFLFAVLLHFKHIYLYVAPAYGIYLLRSYCFTANKPDGTVQWNSFSFVRVTSLGLIVFLVSALSLGPFLALNQLPQVFSRLFPFKRGLCHAYWAPNFWALYNALDKVLSVIGMGLDDKWFGSTVPAHSPSLSFPFGNPHLHTDSHIGPRGFLRCLVLCALSSFMFGWHVHEKAILLAILPMSLLSVEKAGDATVFLILTTTGHYSLFPLLFTAPELPIKILLMLLFTVYSISSLKTLFRKEKPLFNWIETVYLLGLGPLEVCCEFLFPFTSWNLKYPFIPLLLTSVYCAVGITYAWTRLYVSVLTGCLVSKTKKH, encoded by the exons ATGGCGGCGTTCGGCCTTACAACCGGTAGTGGCCATTGGTTCTCGGCTTTGGCTGTTGGGGTGACTCTCCTTAAGTGCCTTCTCATCCCCACCTA CCATTCCACAGATTTTGAAGTACACCGAAACTGGCTTGCAATCACTCACAGCCTCCCACTATCTCAGTGGTATTATGAG gcAACTTCAGAGTGGACCTTGGATTATCCCCCCTTTTTTGCATGGTTTGAGTACGCCTTATCACATATTGCCAAATACTTTGATCAAGAGATGCTTAATATTCATAACCTGAACTATTACAGCTCAAGGacattgcttttccagaggttttCTGTCATCTTGACAGATGCACTCTTTGTGTATGCTGTTCACGA GTGCAGTAAATGCGTTGACGGAAAAAGAACCAGCAAAGACCTCACAGAGAAACCGAAGTTTATTCTGTCCGTGCTACTTCTATGGAACTTTGGGTTGTTAGTTATAGACC ATATTCACTTCCAGTACAATGGCTTTCTGTCCGGGTTACTGCTGCTGTCCATTGCACGTCTATTTCAG AAAAGGCATATTGAAGGGGCGTTTCTCTTTGCTGTCCTCCTCCATTTCAAGCACATCTACCTCTATGTAGCACCAGCCTATGGAATCTATCTGCTGCGATCTTACTGTTTCACTGCAAATAAACCAG ATGGCACTGTCCAGTGGAACAGCTTCAGCTTTGTCCGTGTCACTTCCCTGGGACTGATCGTTTTCCTAGTTTCTGCTCTTTCGTTAGGCCCGTTCCTAGCCTTG AACCAGCTGCCACAAGTCTTTTCCCGACTCTTTCCTTTCAAGAGGGGCCTTTGCCATGCCTACTGGGCTCCAAACTTCTGGGCTTTGTACAATGCTTTGGACAAAGTACTGTCTGTAATTGGTATG GGCCTCGATGACAAGTGGTTTGGTTCAACAGTTCCAGCACACAGTCCTtccctcagtttcccctttggCAACCCTCATTTGCACACTGATAGCCATATTG GGCCCAGAGGCTTTCTTCGATGCCTGGTTCTTTGTGCCTTAAGTTCCTTCATGTTTGGGTGGCATGTCCATGAAAAAGCCATACTCCTTGCCATCCTCCCAATGAG cctgTTGTCTGTGGAAAAAGCAGGAGATGCAACAGTTTTTCTGATTCTGACAACGACAGGACACtattccctcttccctctgctcttCACTGCACCAG AACTTCCCATTAAAATCTTACTCATGCTGCTGTTCACTGTTTATAGTATTTCCTCACTGAAGACACTGTTCAG aaaagaaaaacctctttTTAACTGGATAGAAACTGTGTACCTCCTTGGCCTGGGGCCTCTGGAAGTGTGCTGTGAATTCCTGTTCCCTTTTACCTCTTGGAACCTGAAGTACCCCTTCATCCCTTTGCTGCTGACTTCGGTGTACTGTGCAGTGGGCATCACATATGCCTGGACCAGGCTGTATGTGTCAGTGTTGACTGGCTGTCTTGTCAGCAAGACAAAGAAGCATTGA
- the Ndufc2 gene encoding NADH dehydrogenase [ubiquinone] 1 subunit C2, translating to MMNGRPGHEPLKFLPDEARNLPPPKLNDPRLVYIGLLGYCTALSDNLMRRRPVMTAGLHRQLLFVTSFFFAGYFYLKRQNYLYAVKDHDMFGYIKLHPEDFPEKEKKTYAEILEAFHPVR from the exons ATGATGAACGGACGGCCGGGCCATGAGCCCTTAAAATTCCTGCCGGATGAGGCCCGGAACCTGCCCCCGCCCAAGCTGAATGACCCGCGGCTTGTCTACATCGGCCTCCTGGGTTACTGCACCGCCCTGAGCGACAACCTGATGCGGAGGAGACCTGTGATGACAGCAG GTTTGCATCGCCAGCTTCTATTTgttacttcctttttctttgctggatatttttatttaaaacgtCAAAACTATTTGTATGCTGTGAAGGACCATGATATGTTCGGGTACATAAAATTACATCCAGAAGATTTTCCTGAAAAAG AGAAGAAAACTTATGCTGAAATTCTTGAGGCATTCCATCCAGTGCGTTGA
- the Alg8 gene encoding dolichyl pyrophosphate Glc1Man9GlcNAc2 alpha-1,3-glucosyltransferase isoform X1 — MAAFGLTTGSGHWFSALAVGVTLLKCLLIPTYHSTDFEVHRNWLAITHSLPLSQWYYEATSEWTLDYPPFFAWFEYALSHIAKYFDQEMLNIHNLNYYSSRTLLFQRFSVILTDALFVYAVHECSKCVDGKRTSKDLTEKPKFILSVLLLWNFGLLVIDHIHFQYNGFLSGLLLLSIARLFQKRHIEGAFLFAVLLHFKHIYLYVAPAYGIYLLRSYCFTANKPDGTVQWNSFSFVRVTSLGLIVFLVSALSLGPFLALNQLPQVFSRLFPFKRGLCHAYWAPNFWALYNALDKVLSVIGLELKLLDPSQIPRASMTSGLVQQFQHTVLPSVSPLATLICTLIAILPSVFCLWFKPQGPRGFLRCLVLCALSSFMFGWHVHEKAILLAILPMSLLSVEKAGDATVFLILTTTGHYSLFPLLFTAPELPIKILLMLLFTVYSISSLKTLFRKEKPLFNWIETVYLLGLGPLEVCCEFLFPFTSWNLKYPFIPLLLTSVYCAVGITYAWTRLYVSVLTGCLVSKTKKH, encoded by the exons ATGGCGGCGTTCGGCCTTACAACCGGTAGTGGCCATTGGTTCTCGGCTTTGGCTGTTGGGGTGACTCTCCTTAAGTGCCTTCTCATCCCCACCTA CCATTCCACAGATTTTGAAGTACACCGAAACTGGCTTGCAATCACTCACAGCCTCCCACTATCTCAGTGGTATTATGAG gcAACTTCAGAGTGGACCTTGGATTATCCCCCCTTTTTTGCATGGTTTGAGTACGCCTTATCACATATTGCCAAATACTTTGATCAAGAGATGCTTAATATTCATAACCTGAACTATTACAGCTCAAGGacattgcttttccagaggttttCTGTCATCTTGACAGATGCACTCTTTGTGTATGCTGTTCACGA GTGCAGTAAATGCGTTGACGGAAAAAGAACCAGCAAAGACCTCACAGAGAAACCGAAGTTTATTCTGTCCGTGCTACTTCTATGGAACTTTGGGTTGTTAGTTATAGACC ATATTCACTTCCAGTACAATGGCTTTCTGTCCGGGTTACTGCTGCTGTCCATTGCACGTCTATTTCAG AAAAGGCATATTGAAGGGGCGTTTCTCTTTGCTGTCCTCCTCCATTTCAAGCACATCTACCTCTATGTAGCACCAGCCTATGGAATCTATCTGCTGCGATCTTACTGTTTCACTGCAAATAAACCAG ATGGCACTGTCCAGTGGAACAGCTTCAGCTTTGTCCGTGTCACTTCCCTGGGACTGATCGTTTTCCTAGTTTCTGCTCTTTCGTTAGGCCCGTTCCTAGCCTTG AACCAGCTGCCACAAGTCTTTTCCCGACTCTTTCCTTTCAAGAGGGGCCTTTGCCATGCCTACTGGGCTCCAAACTTCTGGGCTTTGTACAATGCTTTGGACAAAGTACTGTCTGTAATTG GTTTGGAGTTGAAACTTCTTGATCCCAGCCAGATCCCCAGGGCCTCGATGACAAGTGGTTTGGTTCAACAGTTCCAGCACACAGTCCTtccctcagtttcccctttggCAACCCTCATTTGCACACTGATAGCCATATTG ccctctgttttctgtctttggttTAAACCCCAAGGGCCCAGAGGCTTTCTTCGATGCCTGGTTCTTTGTGCCTTAAGTTCCTTCATGTTTGGGTGGCATGTCCATGAAAAAGCCATACTCCTTGCCATCCTCCCAATGAG cctgTTGTCTGTGGAAAAAGCAGGAGATGCAACAGTTTTTCTGATTCTGACAACGACAGGACACtattccctcttccctctgctcttCACTGCACCAG AACTTCCCATTAAAATCTTACTCATGCTGCTGTTCACTGTTTATAGTATTTCCTCACTGAAGACACTGTTCAG aaaagaaaaacctctttTTAACTGGATAGAAACTGTGTACCTCCTTGGCCTGGGGCCTCTGGAAGTGTGCTGTGAATTCCTGTTCCCTTTTACCTCTTGGAACCTGAAGTACCCCTTCATCCCTTTGCTGCTGACTTCGGTGTACTGTGCAGTGGGCATCACATATGCCTGGACCAGGCTGTATGTGTCAGTGTTGACTGGCTGTCTTGTCAGCAAGACAAAGAAGCATTGA
- the Alg8 gene encoding dolichyl pyrophosphate Glc1Man9GlcNAc2 alpha-1,3-glucosyltransferase isoform X3, whose translation MAAFGLTTGSGHWFSALAVGVTLLKCLLIPTYHSTDFEVHRNWLAITHSLPLSQWYYEATSEWTLDYPPFFAWFEYALSHIAKYFDQEMLNIHNLNYYSSRTLLFQRFSVILTDALFVYAVHECSKCVDGKRTSKDLTEKPKFILSVLLLWNFGLLVIDHIHFQYNGFLSGLLLLSIARLFQKRHIEGAFLFAVLLHFKHIYLYVAPAYGIYLLRSYCFTANKPEPAATSLFPTLSFQEGPLPCLLGSKLLGFVQCFGQSTVCNCLLSVEKAGDATVFLILTTTGHYSLFPLLFTAPELPIKILLMLLFTVYSISSLKTLFRKEKPLFNWIETVYLLGLGPLEVCCEFLFPFTSWNLKYPFIPLLLTSVYCAVGITYAWTRLYVSVLTGCLVSKTKKH comes from the exons ATGGCGGCGTTCGGCCTTACAACCGGTAGTGGCCATTGGTTCTCGGCTTTGGCTGTTGGGGTGACTCTCCTTAAGTGCCTTCTCATCCCCACCTA CCATTCCACAGATTTTGAAGTACACCGAAACTGGCTTGCAATCACTCACAGCCTCCCACTATCTCAGTGGTATTATGAG gcAACTTCAGAGTGGACCTTGGATTATCCCCCCTTTTTTGCATGGTTTGAGTACGCCTTATCACATATTGCCAAATACTTTGATCAAGAGATGCTTAATATTCATAACCTGAACTATTACAGCTCAAGGacattgcttttccagaggttttCTGTCATCTTGACAGATGCACTCTTTGTGTATGCTGTTCACGA GTGCAGTAAATGCGTTGACGGAAAAAGAACCAGCAAAGACCTCACAGAGAAACCGAAGTTTATTCTGTCCGTGCTACTTCTATGGAACTTTGGGTTGTTAGTTATAGACC ATATTCACTTCCAGTACAATGGCTTTCTGTCCGGGTTACTGCTGCTGTCCATTGCACGTCTATTTCAG AAAAGGCATATTGAAGGGGCGTTTCTCTTTGCTGTCCTCCTCCATTTCAAGCACATCTACCTCTATGTAGCACCAGCCTATGGAATCTATCTGCTGCGATCTTACTGTTTCACTGCAAATAAACCAG AACCAGCTGCCACAAGTCTTTTCCCGACTCTTTCCTTTCAAGAGGGGCCTTTGCCATGCCTACTGGGCTCCAAACTTCTGGGCTTTGTACAATGCTTTGGACAAAGTACTGTCTGTAATTG cctgTTGTCTGTGGAAAAAGCAGGAGATGCAACAGTTTTTCTGATTCTGACAACGACAGGACACtattccctcttccctctgctcttCACTGCACCAG AACTTCCCATTAAAATCTTACTCATGCTGCTGTTCACTGTTTATAGTATTTCCTCACTGAAGACACTGTTCAG aaaagaaaaacctctttTTAACTGGATAGAAACTGTGTACCTCCTTGGCCTGGGGCCTCTGGAAGTGTGCTGTGAATTCCTGTTCCCTTTTACCTCTTGGAACCTGAAGTACCCCTTCATCCCTTTGCTGCTGACTTCGGTGTACTGTGCAGTGGGCATCACATATGCCTGGACCAGGCTGTATGTGTCAGTGTTGACTGGCTGTCTTGTCAGCAAGACAAAGAAGCATTGA